Sequence from the [Bacteroides] pectinophilus genome:
GGCCGAAGGCTATAATATTCCTGATGATGTTAAGGATTATGTTGCCACACACATTAAGTCAAGTATCCGTGAGCTTGAGGGTGCGCTTACAAAACTTGTAGCATTTTCAACACTTTCGCATCAGCCGCTCACTGTTGAGTTTGCTGAGGATACACTTAAGGATCTTATATCACCTGAGGACAAGCGTGAGGTTACTCCTGAACTTATCATTCAGATCGTGGCAGATCATTTTAATCTTACTCCTGAGGATATTATATCCCAGAAGCGTAATGCCGAGATTTCAAAGCCACGACAGATTGCAATGTATCTGTGCCGTACCATGACCGATACTCCGCTTGAGCAGATTGGACGCTATTTCGGTAACAGGGATCATACAACAATTCTTCATGGTTACAGGAAGGTTAATAAGGAAGTTACTAATAGTATAGAGACGCGTTCCCTTATTGAGATACTTATTAAAAAGATTAACCCTTCTTAACCGTTTTATAAAAGTTATTAACAAGTTATTTTGTTGATAAGTCTAATAACTTTCGCGTTTTTTGTGTATAACTTTGTAGTTTTGTTGTTAATTTGTGGTGAAATCCGGTTAATTATTAACATTTTTATTTTTTGCTTCCAAAATCGATTTTGAGTTATCAAGAGCTGTCCACACAAATTTAAGGATCGTTCAACATACTTTTTAAGTCGTTTTTTATCAGTAACCGCAAGGGCTGGAATAGGTTATCAACTTATTAACAGCCCCTACTACGAATACTACGGAAGTAAATTATTTAAATATGCCTTTTTGACACCGTTAATTCTTCACATTCACTTTTCAACATTTTCGAAAGGGAGGATATATTCCATGAAATTAGTTTTTTCAAAGTCAGAACTCTCAAAGGGAGTTAATATTGTTTCAAAAGCAATTCCTACCAGAACATCAATGCCTATACTCGAATGTATAATGATTGATTCCACCGAAGGTCAGATCAAGTTCACTGCCAATGACATGGAGCTTGGAATTGAGACTATTGTAGAAGGCGATATTCTTGAGAAGGGCAAGATTGCAATTGATGCAAAGATTTTTTCTGATATTGTCCGTAAGCTTCCTGATAATGATATTACTATCCAGACTGATGATAATTACAATGCACTGATTACCTGTGAGAATTCAAAGTTCAATATATCAGGTAAATCAGGTGATGATTTTTCATTCCTTCCAGTTATTGAAAAGCAGAAGTCTATAAGACTTTCACAGTTTGCATTGAGAGAGCTTGTTAATCAGACTATATTCTGTACAGCTCCTAATGACAACAATAAGATGATGGCAGGTGAGCTTTTTGAGGTTATTGACTCAGAACTTAAGGTAGTAGCACTTGACGGACACAGAATTGCCATACGTAAGAAGAAGCTTGAAGGAAGAGCAGATGATGTAAAGGTTGTTGTTCCGGGTAAGACGCTTAACGAGATAAGCAAGATTCTTTCTACAGATGCCGATGACATGATGAATATTTATTTCTCAAATAATCACATTTTGTTTGAGTTTGACCAGACTATTGTTGTTTCAAGACTTATAGAGGGTGAATACTTTAAGATAAGCCAGATGCTTTCAAGTGATTATGAGACCAGGATTACTGCCAATAAAAAAGAGATGCTTGGTTCTATAGACAGAGCAACACTGCTTATCAAAGAAAGCGACAAAAAGCCGATTATTCTTAATATCACTGACGGCAATATGGAAGTTAAGGTTGTATCTTCAATTGGTTCACTTAATGAGAATGTTGCAGTTGAAAAAGAGGGAAAGGACATAATGATTGGCTTTAACCCTAAGTTTCTTATGGATGCACTTGGTAAGATAGATGATGAGAACGTCGACATATATCTGCTTAATCCTAAGGCACCATGTTTCATACGTGACAAGGAAGAGAATTACATTTATCTGATTCTTCCTGTCAACTTTACGGCTTAATGATAATAAACAGGTAAGAAATGCAGTTAGGATTACAGTTTGGAATGGAGTATTTATGCAGGTAATTAAACTCAGAGACGAGTATATAAAACTCGGTCAGGCGCTTAAGGCAGCCGGTCTTGTGGAATCCGGAGTTGAAGCAAAGATTGTTATTACTGACGGTGAGGTTACTGTTAACGGACAGGTT
This genomic interval carries:
- the dnaN gene encoding DNA polymerase III subunit beta: MKLVFSKSELSKGVNIVSKAIPTRTSMPILECIMIDSTEGQIKFTANDMELGIETIVEGDILEKGKIAIDAKIFSDIVRKLPDNDITIQTDDNYNALITCENSKFNISGKSGDDFSFLPVIEKQKSIRLSQFALRELVNQTIFCTAPNDNNKMMAGELFEVIDSELKVVALDGHRIAIRKKKLEGRADDVKVVVPGKTLNEISKILSTDADDMMNIYFSNNHILFEFDQTIVVSRLIEGEYFKISQMLSSDYETRITANKKEMLGSIDRATLLIKESDKKPIILNITDGNMEVKVVSSIGSLNENVAVEKEGKDIMIGFNPKFLMDALGKIDDENVDIYLLNPKAPCFIRDKEENYIYLILPVNFTA
- a CDS encoding RNA-binding S4 domain-containing protein encodes the protein MQVIKLRDEYIKLGQALKAAGLVESGVEAKIVITDGEVTVNGQVETQRGKKLHGGDIVEFDGEQIKIED